In the Deltaproteobacteria bacterium genome, GCGGCCCTGAGAACCCCGAAGGGGATGGAGAATATGATCAAGAAACTCCTCGTTGCTACCGACGGTTCGGATCATGCGAAAAAAGCCATCGAATACGCCTGTGATTTCGGCTCCAAGTACGGTGCTTCGATTGACGTGATCCATGTCGTCTCTCCTCCTCCGATCGTCTACTCCGAGGCGTCCTTTGAACCCCTGGTCGACTACGCCAAGAGGGCGGGCAGGACGATTCTTGAAGAGGCCGAGAAGACGATCCGGCGGAAGGGGGTCGAGCAGGTCGAGACTTTTCTCGCCGAAGGCGACCCGGCCCAGGAGATCATCAGACATGCAAGGGAAAACCACGTGGATATGATCTTCCT is a window encoding:
- a CDS encoding universal stress protein; the protein is MIKKLLVATDGSDHAKKAIEYACDFGSKYGASIDVIHVVSPPPIVYSEASFEPLVDYAKRAGRTILEEAEKTIRRKGVEQVETFLAEGDPAQEIIRHARENHVDMIFLGSRGAGRIGALMLGTVSHKVCNMAEATCVTVK